The Streptomyces sp. NBC_00306 sequence CGCCTCCTCCTGCTTCATCGCCCAGACACGGGCGTCGAGGAACGCGTTGAGGTAGGTCTTCTCGTTGCCGCCCTGGGCCGGGGGCTTGGCCTTGGCCAGTGCCCGCTTGCGGATGCTGCTGAAGCTGGTCGAGTCGCCGCCGTCGCCGTGCATCACGATGGCGTCGTAGTAGATGAACTGGCCCAGCACGCCGACACCGTCGCTCTTGCCGCGGCTCACCGCCGGGTTGAAGTACACCCGGTCCCGCTCGTCGTTCTGCGCCGTCTTGAACGCGGAGTCCTCGGCCGCCTTTTTCCAGTCCTTCGTGAAGTCCGGGTCGAGGCCGGCGTGCGAGTCGCTGCCGTCGACGTTGCGCAGCGCGGGCAGGTACTTGGCGAGGACGTTGCCCGGCTTGCGCTGCGTGTAGAGCTCGACAAGGTCGAGCATGTCGCCGGTGCCGGAGCAGAACCCGATGATCCCTGCGGTGTAGCCGCGCCCGTCGCCTATGTCCTCGATGTACTTGTACTGGGCCTTCCAGTCCAGCGAGGAGTTCTCCGCGCTGGAGACGATCTTCATGGCGATTTCCTTCTTCGCCGGGTCGTCGAGCCCGACGGCGGCCGGGGCCACCGCGGTCGTGGAACGGCCGTCGCCGGCGTCCGAAGGGGAGTTGGCCGCGAAGGCGGTGGCGGGCACCGCGATCAGTGTCACGCCGAGTGCCACGCGGGGGAAGAACCTGAGCGGACTCTTGGCGCGCTTGTGGGGGGTGGGCACCGTGCCTCCAGGGGGAGTTCGTCGTTCCGTATTCTGTTAGGAAGCTTTCCTATCAGAGCCGGGAACGACTCGTACACCCTTTCCCCGCAAGGAAATTCGACCCTGTCGCGGGCCGTGGACCCCGCAGCGGAAGACCCGCCAGGTCAGCGCCCCGGCCACGCCATGAGGTTGTTGAAGAGCTCCGCCTGCTCGATCGCGTCGTCCAGTCCGTGATGCGTGTGCCGCCTCGTGGAGTGGAGCTCCGGCGGCATGGTTCCCTTCGCGACAGCGCGCAGCGGAAGCCGCGCCTTGGTGGCGTACAGGGTCTTCATGTCGAAGCAGCCGGAGTGGCCGAACGGGCTCGCGCCGGTGAACCTGATCAGATACCAGTACAGGAACATCCAGTCGTAGGAGGCGGGGTAACCGCACATCACCGGCTGCGCACCGGTGGAGACCTCCCGCACCCAGGCACCGAACTCGGCCATGGCGTCGACCGGTTCGCTGCCCCCGGCGATCAGTGCGTCCCGGTCCAGCCCGCTCACCGCGAGGGCCTCCGGTACGAAGTCCTCGCTGATGGGGCGCAGTTCCCGGTAGAACGTCCGCGCCTGCGGATCGGCCGGCTCATAACCGTCGGCGTCCTGGCGGCCCGCCACGGCGGCACCGAAACTGATCATCGAGTAGGGGCCCGGGATCGGACCGTCCGCCTCGATGTCGACGGAGATGTAGAGGCTGGGTTTCACGCGTGGTGCCGTACGTCGTGCCATACCGGGAGCATCGCACCGGAGCGGCTGACGGCACATCCGCATTACGGGGCACGGGCTCCGGCCACAGGCGCATCGGGGCGGGAGCCGGTGTCGGAGGCGTTGTCAGACCCCCGTGACATGCTCGGAAGCATGGATCACGAGCAGGTTTTCGCCGGTCTGGACAGCGTGCGCTGGGCCGAGTTGGAGCATGCGTACGGCGAAGCCGACGACCTCCCCGGCATGCTGCGTGCGCTCGCGGGCGACGACGAGCAGTCGGCCGAGGCGCTCGACGAGTTGTGGAGCAGCATCCTGCACCAGGGCACGGTGTACGCAGCCACCGTGCAGGCCGTGCCCTTCCTGGCGCGGCTGGCCGCGGCAGGGACACGGACCGTCGATCTGCTCGTCCTGCTCGGTGGCATGGCCGAGAGCGACGACGTGTACGGACTGTCCGATCCCGGCGCGTGCCGGGCAGCCGTCGCCGCCCAACTCCCCCTGATCCTTCCGCTGTTCGCGTCCCAGGATGCGCGAGTGCGTC is a genomic window containing:
- a CDS encoding chitosanase, which produces MPTPHKRAKSPLRFFPRVALGVTLIAVPATAFAANSPSDAGDGRSTTAVAPAAVGLDDPAKKEIAMKIVSSAENSSLDWKAQYKYIEDIGDGRGYTAGIIGFCSGTGDMLDLVELYTQRKPGNVLAKYLPALRNVDGSDSHAGLDPDFTKDWKKAAEDSAFKTAQNDERDRVYFNPAVSRGKSDGVGVLGQFIYYDAIVMHGDGGDSTSFSSIRKRALAKAKPPAQGGNEKTYLNAFLDARVWAMKQEEAHEDTSRVDTAQRVFVQKNNLNLNTPLDWKVYGDSFHID
- a CDS encoding 3'-5' exonuclease; protein product: MARRTAPRVKPSLYISVDIEADGPIPGPYSMISFGAAVAGRQDADGYEPADPQARTFYRELRPISEDFVPEALAVSGLDRDALIAGGSEPVDAMAEFGAWVREVSTGAQPVMCGYPASYDWMFLYWYLIRFTGASPFGHSGCFDMKTLYATKARLPLRAVAKGTMPPELHSTRRHTHHGLDDAIEQAELFNNLMAWPGR